From Paenibacillus sp. PK3_47, the proteins below share one genomic window:
- a CDS encoding recombinase family protein, whose translation MIITDFIKPGMKGAFYGRHSTDKQEMDSQNSACEEFVRRHELSLVGRYLDSAVSARKKEMNERPELKRLLDDAQKRLFDFVLVWAEDRLARKTREHREIRKKFVEYKIPVYVLHNNTRYDEGELLSQTIRDSFSQYQGDKIAGDTKRAMRTLLKEGQWTGGSAPYGYRYLKDTKKFETIPDEIEHVQKIFSLYKQGNLGFRAIAGMLPKESRRGRDWKWNHIKEIITNPFYAGILTLNRRDSISHLTVNKEMTDWLQGSNTSIKPVVTLEAWKTTWFIYKNRRDYYDGEESLKNAGLKFAQFYVTKNVLNGLLYCAECNERLKCKDMTSKNKNNGKDYGDIFYVCTECNYKVGAEKLSPIIDAIWKKIQRSIDITRISEVVYARFQNEVTTIQHRTELYEKQIQEFSNNKVHYESWIEEYGKINSEDRDVYEAFSLANAYNEQNLLAAKKMYTRYKHKLDFLKQDKETVIQETEKLVNRIKCDRKSLPVHDEKQILQFALAYLTIDQNGKIEYAIKSELL comes from the coding sequence TTGATTATAACTGACTTCATTAAACCTGGAATGAAGGGGGCTTTCTATGGAAGGCATTCGACGGATAAACAGGAGATGGATTCCCAGAACAGTGCTTGCGAGGAGTTCGTAAGACGGCATGAGTTAAGTCTCGTTGGCCGTTATTTGGACAGTGCGGTATCGGCAAGAAAGAAGGAGATGAATGAACGTCCCGAGTTAAAAAGATTGCTCGATGATGCACAGAAGCGGTTGTTTGATTTTGTCCTGGTGTGGGCTGAAGATCGATTGGCAAGAAAAACCAGAGAGCACCGTGAAATTCGCAAGAAATTTGTGGAGTATAAAATCCCCGTATATGTGCTTCACAATAACACCCGTTATGACGAAGGTGAGTTATTATCGCAAACGATTCGCGACAGTTTCTCACAGTATCAAGGGGATAAAATTGCTGGTGATACTAAACGCGCGATGAGGACATTGCTGAAGGAAGGTCAGTGGACGGGCGGATCAGCTCCATATGGTTATAGATATCTTAAGGATACGAAGAAATTTGAGACCATTCCCGATGAAATTGAGCATGTGCAAAAAATATTCTCTCTCTACAAGCAGGGTAATTTGGGATTCAGGGCGATTGCGGGAATGCTGCCCAAAGAGTCAAGAAGAGGTCGGGATTGGAAATGGAACCATATCAAAGAGATCATAACGAATCCTTTTTACGCGGGAATATTGACTTTGAACCGTCGCGATTCCATTTCCCATTTAACAGTAAATAAAGAAATGACGGATTGGCTACAAGGCAGTAATACTTCTATTAAACCCGTTGTGACACTTGAGGCGTGGAAAACAACCTGGTTCATATATAAAAATCGCAGGGATTATTACGATGGTGAAGAATCTTTGAAAAACGCAGGGCTTAAATTTGCTCAGTTCTATGTCACAAAGAATGTATTGAATGGACTGCTGTACTGTGCAGAATGCAATGAACGTTTGAAATGCAAGGATATGACCTCCAAAAACAAAAACAATGGAAAGGATTATGGTGATATTTTTTATGTATGCACTGAGTGTAACTATAAGGTAGGGGCAGAAAAATTATCGCCGATTATTGACGCAATTTGGAAAAAGATACAGCGGTCAATCGATATTACCAGGATCTCGGAAGTAGTATATGCTCGCTTTCAAAATGAAGTAACCACCATACAGCATCGAACGGAATTGTATGAAAAGCAAATTCAAGAATTCTCAAACAACAAAGTGCATTACGAATCATGGATTGAAGAGTATGGGAAGATAAACAGTGAAGACAGGGATGTCTACGAGGCGTTCAGTTTAGCTAATGCCTATAATGAGCAAAACTTATTAGCTGCTAAGAAAATGTACACACGATATAAACATAAACTGGATTTCTTAAAACAAGATAAGGAGACGGTTATTCAAGAGACAGAGAAGCTTGTGAACAGAATAAAATGTGACCGTAAGAGTTTACCTGTTCATGACGAGAAACAAATACTTCAATTTGCTCTAGCTTACCTAACTATTGATCAGAACGGGAAAATTGAATACGCGATTAAGTCAGAATTATTGTGA